One genomic region from Fictibacillus marinisediminis encodes:
- a CDS encoding extracellular solute-binding protein: MKRGKVLFLLSLIFILLTGCNAAPPTSGEKGEAKDEKLSWNNKKDLKGEEITLLWVNTDGENGPRGKILKEFTKDTGIKVKEIAVDYNSLYNKITTAVLSNSADIDLAEMDTIWAGQFMEGKIAFDLADSVPKDVQKKYTQSSLSSVMYKDQLAAVPFFSSTKHFYWNKELLAKAGYNAPPKTWDEFREMSKKITKNGVYGSAWSWKQAEGLNCDFVSLVYGFGGKFFDENGTPVFNKSGGLKALQFMVDLVQKDKTVDPASMQWSEDDVKNAFAAGKIAMMTNWEGMYPDLNDPSKSKVMNKTDVGLMPGNGDVESAAVTGSEGISLMRDSKHKQAALQFLKWMSTKQFQLPMFEQDGMYPTLEGLYDDPELKAADKTKTVDKIMKQYQYGQNRPNAPGYVEWADILSAEIHEALLGKKSPEDALNTAAKNIEKAIEDAK; this comes from the coding sequence TTGAAAAGAGGTAAAGTTCTTTTTCTGTTATCATTGATTTTTATCTTGCTGACCGGATGTAATGCAGCACCACCTACGAGTGGAGAAAAAGGTGAAGCGAAAGATGAGAAGCTGAGCTGGAACAACAAGAAAGACCTAAAAGGGGAAGAAATCACCCTATTATGGGTAAATACTGACGGTGAAAATGGTCCTCGAGGAAAAATATTAAAAGAATTTACAAAAGACACAGGTATCAAAGTTAAAGAGATTGCGGTTGATTATAATTCACTTTATAACAAAATTACAACAGCGGTACTTTCCAACTCTGCAGATATAGATTTAGCTGAGATGGATACCATTTGGGCAGGTCAATTTATGGAAGGTAAGATAGCGTTTGATTTAGCCGATTCGGTACCAAAAGATGTTCAAAAGAAATACACTCAATCGTCTTTAAGTTCTGTCATGTATAAAGATCAACTTGCCGCTGTACCGTTTTTTTCAAGTACCAAACACTTCTATTGGAACAAAGAGCTTCTTGCGAAAGCAGGATATAATGCGCCTCCTAAAACATGGGATGAATTTAGAGAAATGTCTAAAAAAATTACAAAGAATGGGGTTTATGGTTCTGCATGGTCTTGGAAACAAGCAGAAGGATTGAATTGTGACTTTGTCAGCTTAGTATATGGTTTTGGCGGTAAGTTCTTTGATGAAAATGGAACCCCCGTTTTTAATAAAAGCGGAGGATTGAAAGCGCTTCAATTTATGGTCGACCTTGTTCAAAAAGATAAAACGGTGGATCCTGCGAGTATGCAGTGGAGTGAAGATGATGTGAAAAACGCGTTTGCTGCTGGAAAAATTGCTATGATGACGAACTGGGAAGGAATGTATCCGGATTTGAATGATCCATCCAAATCCAAAGTGATGAATAAAACGGATGTAGGGCTAATGCCAGGAAACGGAGACGTAGAGTCAGCCGCAGTAACGGGATCTGAAGGCATCTCATTAATGAGAGATAGTAAACATAAACAAGCAGCGCTTCAATTCTTAAAATGGATGAGTACCAAACAATTCCAACTTCCGATGTTTGAGCAAGATGGGATGTATCCAACATTGGAAGGGTTGTATGACGATCCCGAGCTCAAAGCAGCAGACAAAACCAAAACAGTGGATAAGATTATGAAGCAATATCAATATGGGCAAAATCGTCCGAACGCTCCGGGTTACGTGGAATGGGCTGACATTTTATCCGCAGAAATCCATGAAGCTCTCTTAGGCAAAAAATCACCAGAAGATGCTTTAAACACCGCAGCAAAAAATATCGAAAAAGCCATTGAAGATGCAAAATAA
- a CDS encoding SIS domain-containing protein has protein sequence MKEVAEQPQALKDTLEANRGNYLSLDLNRPLLFTGMGSSLAAGELAALFLNAKGYPAVAVDTSELLHYQIPMLKHYQPIFVSQSGESYEACRLAATLSEYTAITNTPQSTLAQGASQVFYTAAGKEESITATKTFTSTAGLLLHLCSQWVNAPLEQALFQGVSKLETAIKEEEISSRIGNFLSEDRPLFLLGRGPSVITSDLGALLLKEAARMQTESLSLGQFRHGPFELLADSFQCILFNPKGTTEALNHNFAIEIAELGGMVVYVSDQVLTHPNVLSIQLNSIDEFVSPLIYAYVVQMATAALSQKKGLFLGQATLLSKVTTKE, from the coding sequence ATGAAAGAGGTAGCTGAACAGCCTCAAGCTTTAAAGGATACCCTTGAAGCCAACAGGGGCAATTATTTGTCCCTGGATCTCAATCGCCCGTTGCTTTTTACGGGTATGGGCAGCTCATTAGCAGCAGGAGAGTTGGCAGCCCTTTTTTTGAACGCAAAGGGTTATCCTGCAGTAGCAGTGGACACCTCTGAGCTCCTCCACTATCAAATACCAATGCTGAAACACTATCAACCCATCTTTGTTTCACAAAGCGGAGAATCGTATGAAGCCTGCCGGTTAGCCGCTACACTTTCAGAATATACCGCGATTACGAACACACCACAAAGTACCCTGGCTCAAGGTGCGTCTCAAGTTTTTTATACCGCAGCTGGAAAGGAAGAATCAATCACTGCGACAAAAACATTTACCTCAACAGCTGGTTTATTGCTTCACTTGTGCTCTCAGTGGGTGAATGCACCGTTAGAACAAGCGTTATTCCAAGGGGTTTCTAAATTGGAGACAGCTATTAAAGAAGAGGAGATTAGCAGCCGGATAGGTAATTTTCTATCCGAAGACCGACCACTGTTTTTGCTTGGCCGTGGTCCTAGTGTCATCACCTCTGATCTAGGTGCCCTTTTATTAAAAGAAGCGGCTAGAATGCAAACTGAGTCATTATCGCTGGGACAATTTCGACACGGACCGTTTGAATTGCTGGCGGATTCTTTTCAATGCATTCTGTTTAATCCAAAAGGAACTACAGAGGCGCTAAATCATAATTTTGCGATTGAAATTGCTGAGTTAGGGGGCATGGTAGTTTACGTTTCAGATCAGGTGTTGACTCATCCGAATGTGCTGTCGATCCAACTGAATTCAATTGATGAATTTGTCAGCCCTTTGATTTATGCCTATGTGGTTCAAATGGCAACCGCAGCCCTAAGCCAGAAGAAAGGTTTGTTTCTCGGCCAAGCCACACTTTTATCAAAAGTGACAACGAAAGAGTAA
- a CDS encoding 6-phospho-beta-glucosidase translates to MKLTILGGAGMRTPLLIEGLFNHTDLAFKEVTLFDVDEERLSIMGNISRHLVEKHQGTFKLSFTTDIRKAVQGADFIFSAIRVGQEEGRVLDEQIALKYGVLGQETTGPGGFAMGLRTIPVMLEYSKIISEEAPEAWLLNFTNPAGLMAQALTTYGTHKKVIGICDAHAGIKNSLCKFLKVPHTDLQVNYFGLNHLGWVPSVYDKGVDRLPEILDNYDHLSRISHTFRFFEPELIQNMGMLPNEYLYYFYYSDQAVNNIKQSNQTRGQQIVKLNRPLLQRISELVHQGRMEEAWSDYQQTLDARGSTYMSRETTGQVHDVHEQEETVELSFEEEGYEGLALNIIRSIANNKQQVLTLNVPNKGTIAQLHKDDVVEVPCLVNKNGYFPLSIGEVPDFALSLIHPVKTYERLAVESAVKGDYQAGVNALTVHPLVPSFTSAKAMMDDYLEAHKEHLPQFRGKNITV, encoded by the coding sequence ATGAAACTGACTATTTTAGGCGGTGCTGGTATGAGAACACCGTTATTGATTGAAGGATTGTTTAACCATACAGACCTTGCGTTTAAAGAAGTGACCCTCTTTGATGTCGATGAAGAGCGGCTTTCGATCATGGGGAACATCTCTCGCCATTTGGTAGAGAAACATCAGGGTACTTTTAAATTATCGTTTACAACGGATATCCGTAAAGCAGTACAAGGGGCGGATTTCATCTTTTCTGCTATCCGTGTGGGGCAAGAGGAAGGAAGGGTTCTTGATGAACAAATTGCCCTTAAATATGGCGTTTTAGGGCAAGAAACGACGGGCCCTGGCGGATTTGCCATGGGATTACGGACAATCCCGGTTATGCTAGAATACTCAAAGATTATCAGTGAGGAAGCACCGGAAGCCTGGCTGCTGAATTTTACCAATCCTGCAGGGTTGATGGCACAGGCACTTACTACATATGGAACTCATAAAAAAGTGATAGGAATTTGCGATGCGCATGCTGGAATTAAAAACTCACTATGTAAATTTTTGAAGGTGCCGCACACCGACCTTCAAGTCAATTACTTTGGATTAAACCATCTCGGATGGGTACCTTCTGTTTATGACAAGGGAGTGGATCGTCTCCCCGAGATCCTTGATAATTATGATCATCTCTCCCGTATTTCACATACCTTCCGCTTTTTCGAACCAGAATTAATTCAAAACATGGGGATGCTGCCGAACGAATACCTCTATTACTTTTACTACTCTGATCAGGCGGTAAACAACATTAAGCAATCCAATCAGACAAGGGGACAGCAAATCGTAAAGTTAAATCGGCCTCTCCTCCAGAGAATTTCAGAACTCGTCCATCAAGGACGAATGGAAGAAGCTTGGAGTGATTATCAACAAACTTTAGATGCAAGGGGGAGCACCTACATGTCCAGGGAGACAACAGGACAAGTTCACGATGTTCACGAGCAAGAGGAAACCGTTGAACTTTCCTTTGAAGAAGAAGGATATGAAGGTCTGGCATTAAACATTATCCGAAGTATTGCAAATAACAAGCAGCAGGTCTTAACGTTAAATGTCCCAAACAAGGGTACCATTGCCCAGCTTCATAAAGATGATGTAGTTGAGGTTCCATGTCTTGTTAATAAAAATGGTTATTTCCCATTAAGTATTGGGGAGGTACCGGACTTTGCTCTTTCCTTGATCCATCCGGTGAAAACGTATGAACGATTAGCCGTTGAATCTGCCGTAAAGGGGGATTATCAAGCGGGTGTTAATGCTTTAACGGTTCATCCTCTTGTTCCATCATTCACATCTGCCAAGGCGATGATGGATGACTATCTTGAAGCCCATAAAGAACACCTCCCTCAATTTAGGGGCAAAAATATAACGGTTTAA
- a CDS encoding carbohydrate kinase family protein, whose translation MTYDVLVQGIISTDIIFSSIPKLPKPGEEVYCGSFEFTCGAAYNTAVALSRLGMKVAVISPIGNDFLSHFMKESLEAEGVSTSLMLEVDQPLRCLSVAINYGGDRSFLSYQDNVEKLNLADYAKTVIKKTDSKVLHTGAVSENISVIETAKKKGMYISLDVGWDEEWLTNPQLDELIKMADIFTPNQKEAETITGLLNPLEAIEKLNKYAAPVVIKLGEEGAIVRHKNATKKILGYKCSAVDTTGAGDVFSAGLLTGILKGWSLDDSVKLGNYCGSCSVQSLGGTTGSPTWQQVQQDFFEPSK comes from the coding sequence ATGACCTATGATGTTCTGGTTCAAGGAATCATTTCAACCGATATCATTTTTTCATCCATTCCTAAACTCCCAAAACCAGGAGAGGAAGTATATTGCGGGTCTTTTGAATTTACGTGTGGAGCTGCTTACAACACAGCGGTTGCACTATCAAGATTAGGAATGAAAGTAGCTGTTATCTCTCCTATTGGTAATGATTTTTTAAGCCATTTTATGAAAGAAAGTTTAGAGGCTGAGGGTGTATCTACTTCACTAATGCTAGAAGTAGATCAGCCGTTGCGTTGTTTATCGGTGGCCATTAATTATGGGGGAGACCGGTCGTTTCTTTCCTATCAGGATAACGTGGAAAAATTGAACCTGGCAGATTACGCGAAGACGGTGATTAAAAAGACTGACTCGAAAGTATTACATACCGGCGCGGTAAGTGAGAATATATCCGTCATTGAGACTGCTAAGAAAAAAGGCATGTATATCTCTTTGGATGTCGGTTGGGATGAGGAATGGCTTACGAACCCTCAATTAGACGAACTAATTAAAATGGCAGATATCTTTACACCCAATCAAAAAGAGGCAGAAACGATAACGGGTTTATTGAATCCTCTAGAGGCCATTGAGAAATTAAACAAATATGCTGCCCCTGTAGTCATTAAATTGGGGGAAGAGGGGGCAATTGTAAGACATAAAAACGCCACGAAAAAGATTTTAGGATATAAATGCAGTGCGGTTGATACAACAGGCGCAGGCGATGTTTTCTCTGCCGGACTGTTAACTGGAATTCTAAAGGGATGGTCATTAGATGATTCAGTAAAGCTAGGCAATTACTGTGGCAGCTGTTCGGTGCAAAGTCTAGGAGGAACGACCGGTAGCCCGACCTGGCAACAAGTACAGCAGGATTTTTTTGAGCCCAGTAAATAA
- a CDS encoding GntR family transcriptional regulator, which yields MINKNPGTALYYVIKEKLLELIKNETYPVGSQLPTESELCQMFDVSRTTIRLALQQLEIDGKIHRVQGKGTFVSKPKINEALSQSIKSFSEQMKDAGLVSYSKVLTLDVIPAYFSLAQALEIKEDDPVIKLVRLRYGGTEPLQHSTSFIPWKIAPSLIQEDCSGSLFQLLRTKFEVDIYRSMESIEPILTNQTMSELLNIPVGSPSFLLESITYSTKQSPIELSSSIVRGDRSKFVMQRYYEK from the coding sequence ATGATAAATAAAAACCCTGGAACTGCCTTGTATTACGTGATCAAAGAGAAACTCTTAGAGCTTATTAAAAATGAAACCTATCCGGTAGGCAGTCAGCTGCCCACGGAATCCGAATTATGCCAGATGTTTGATGTTAGCCGAACAACTATCAGGCTGGCTTTGCAGCAGCTTGAGATTGACGGTAAAATTCATCGGGTCCAAGGAAAAGGGACCTTTGTATCCAAGCCTAAGATAAATGAGGCTCTCTCCCAAAGCATTAAGAGCTTTTCTGAGCAAATGAAAGACGCCGGACTCGTTTCTTATTCAAAAGTGCTGACCTTAGATGTAATTCCGGCATATTTCTCTCTGGCTCAAGCTCTTGAGATTAAAGAAGATGACCCTGTCATCAAGCTGGTACGCTTGCGATATGGGGGAACAGAACCTCTTCAGCATTCCACATCGTTCATCCCTTGGAAGATTGCTCCTAGCCTGATCCAGGAAGATTGTTCAGGTTCATTATTCCAATTGTTGAGAACCAAATTTGAGGTTGATATCTACCGATCTATGGAATCAATTGAACCTATCTTAACCAATCAAACAATGAGTGAATTACTAAACATTCCTGTAGGATCCCCTTCGTTTTTATTGGAGTCCATCACATATTCAACCAAACAATCCCCCATCGAACTCTCCTCTAGCATTGTCCGTGGAGATCGTTCAAAGTTTGTGATGCAAAGGTATTATGAAAAGTAA
- a CDS encoding M20 family metallo-hydrolase: MTVKVEQIQINSERLNAHLQELAEIGKIGETGVCRPALSPVEKEAFKLVSTWMEEAGMSVRIDHFGNLIGRIEGKDRKAPVLMIGSHLDSQPYGGRFDGPAGVLAGIEAVATLKEQGITPDRPIEVVSFCDEEGWRFNRGLFGSRGILGKLDEGDLKRKDQDGVTREQALRDFGCDPAKFHESQYQPGSIHAFLELHIEQGPVLDKSNLPIGVVTGISGPLWWTVKLKGFAGHAGSVPMGMRQDAMLGASEITLALNRIVQQEPGAPTVGTVGHVQVFPNSRNIIAEEVTFTVDLRDIDQNRRDQYEKQLRQEIEEICQKYQLNYEIQEDTNSEPRYCADWIKEIMHDESKEMGLETPELMSGPFHDALMLSYACDYGMIFVRCKDGISHNPAEYSAPEDLAKGTELLYRTMRRMMSVN, from the coding sequence ATGACTGTGAAAGTTGAACAAATTCAGATCAATAGTGAACGGCTGAATGCCCATTTGCAAGAGTTGGCCGAGATAGGAAAGATCGGGGAAACAGGTGTATGCAGGCCGGCCCTTTCACCTGTGGAAAAAGAAGCCTTTAAACTTGTAAGTACTTGGATGGAAGAAGCAGGTATGTCTGTCAGGATTGATCATTTTGGAAACTTGATCGGCAGAATCGAGGGCAAGGATAGGAAGGCTCCGGTGCTCATGATTGGTTCACATCTGGATTCTCAGCCTTACGGAGGCCGTTTTGACGGGCCTGCTGGGGTTCTTGCCGGCATTGAAGCTGTAGCCACCTTAAAGGAACAGGGAATTACACCAGACCGGCCGATCGAAGTCGTATCGTTTTGTGATGAAGAAGGATGGAGGTTTAACCGAGGCTTGTTTGGCTCCAGGGGTATACTGGGCAAGCTGGATGAAGGAGATTTAAAGCGTAAGGACCAGGATGGAGTTACAAGAGAACAGGCTTTGCGTGATTTCGGCTGTGATCCGGCCAAGTTTCATGAATCACAATATCAGCCGGGAAGCATCCATGCCTTCTTGGAGCTTCATATTGAGCAAGGCCCAGTGCTGGATAAATCTAATCTTCCTATTGGAGTTGTAACTGGCATCTCTGGCCCTTTATGGTGGACGGTCAAACTGAAGGGATTTGCGGGGCATGCGGGTTCCGTTCCTATGGGGATGCGGCAGGACGCTATGCTGGGAGCTTCAGAAATCACACTCGCCCTCAACCGGATCGTCCAGCAGGAACCGGGAGCTCCAACGGTTGGAACGGTCGGGCATGTACAGGTCTTTCCGAATTCAAGAAACATCATCGCGGAAGAAGTAACGTTTACCGTTGACCTCCGTGACATTGATCAAAACCGCCGTGACCAATATGAGAAACAGCTGCGTCAGGAAATTGAGGAGATCTGTCAAAAGTATCAGTTAAACTACGAGATTCAGGAAGATACAAACAGCGAGCCGCGTTATTGTGCCGACTGGATCAAGGAGATTATGCACGACGAAAGCAAAGAGATGGGACTGGAAACACCAGAGCTAATGAGCGGCCCTTTCCACGATGCATTGATGCTCTCTTATGCGTGTGATTACGGCATGATATTTGTCCGCTGCAAAGACGGCATCAGCCATAATCCTGCGGAATACTCTGCGCCTGAAGACCTTGCGAAGGGGACGGAGCTGCTTTATCGGACGATGAGAAGAATGATGTCAGTTAATTGA
- the hydA gene encoding dihydropyrimidinase produces MKKVIKNGTIVTASDTFVADVLVENGKIAMIAKNLPSEGMEVIDAEGCYIFPGGIDPHTHLEMPFGGTVSRDDFETGTIAAAFGGTTTVIDFCLTDKGIPLKNSIETWHNKSKDKAVIDYSFHLMIGEINEEVMKEIPQVIEEEGITSFKVFMAYKNVLQADDETLFKTLVMAKEQGALVMVHAENGDVIDFLTKKALEEGKTDPIYHGLTRPPELEGEATGRACMMTGLADSQLYVVHVSCQEAAEKIAEARSKGYQVYGETCPQYLVLDQSEMERPDFEGAKYVWSPPLREKKHQEPLWNALKSGQLQTLGSDQCSFDFKGQKDLGKGDFTKIPNGGPFIEDRFSVLFSEGVKKGRITLNQFVDIVSTRSAKLFGLFPEKGTIAVGSDADLVIFDPTKERTISAQTHHMAVDYNAFEGMKITGEPVSVLSRGEFVIKDKTFVGELGKGRYIKRKRFNAEGQKQLAALSK; encoded by the coding sequence ATGAAAAAAGTGATAAAAAACGGTACAATCGTAACCGCATCTGACACGTTTGTGGCAGATGTTCTCGTTGAAAACGGAAAGATAGCAATGATCGCAAAGAACCTTCCAAGTGAAGGCATGGAGGTGATCGATGCTGAAGGATGTTATATCTTTCCGGGAGGCATCGATCCCCATACCCATCTGGAGATGCCGTTTGGCGGTACGGTAAGCAGAGATGATTTTGAGACCGGTACGATTGCTGCAGCCTTCGGAGGAACAACGACGGTTATCGATTTCTGCTTAACTGACAAAGGGATTCCACTGAAAAATTCCATCGAAACGTGGCATAACAAATCAAAGGATAAAGCCGTCATTGACTATTCGTTCCACCTTATGATTGGGGAAATAAACGAAGAAGTCATGAAGGAGATTCCACAGGTAATAGAGGAGGAAGGCATCACTTCATTTAAAGTATTTATGGCGTATAAGAACGTGCTTCAGGCAGATGATGAAACCTTGTTTAAGACGCTCGTTATGGCAAAAGAACAGGGAGCCCTCGTTATGGTACATGCCGAAAACGGGGATGTCATCGATTTTCTGACTAAAAAAGCGCTCGAAGAAGGGAAGACGGATCCCATCTATCATGGATTGACGAGGCCGCCGGAACTGGAAGGTGAAGCAACTGGCCGTGCCTGCATGATGACAGGGCTGGCTGATTCTCAGCTGTACGTGGTTCATGTATCCTGTCAGGAAGCAGCCGAAAAAATTGCAGAAGCAAGGAGCAAAGGCTACCAGGTTTATGGAGAAACTTGCCCTCAATACCTAGTGCTTGATCAATCCGAAATGGAAAGGCCTGATTTTGAAGGAGCCAAATATGTCTGGTCACCGCCGCTTCGGGAAAAGAAACACCAGGAACCGTTATGGAATGCTTTAAAAAGCGGCCAGCTTCAGACGCTGGGTTCGGATCAATGTTCGTTTGATTTTAAAGGCCAGAAAGATCTTGGCAAGGGAGATTTCACCAAGATACCTAACGGCGGCCCGTTCATCGAAGACAGGTTTTCTGTCCTTTTTTCAGAAGGAGTAAAAAAAGGCCGAATCACGCTCAACCAGTTTGTTGACATTGTTTCTACCCGATCAGCAAAACTGTTTGGTTTGTTTCCTGAAAAAGGAACGATCGCTGTTGGCAGTGATGCAGACCTTGTAATCTTTGATCCGACAAAGGAACGAACTATTTCTGCGCAAACACATCACATGGCCGTTGACTATAACGCGTTTGAAGGAATGAAGATCACTGGTGAGCCGGTATCTGTTTTATCCAGAGGCGAGTTTGTTATTAAAGATAAAACGTTTGTCGGCGAATTGGGAAAAGGCCGTTATATTAAAAGAAAACGGTTCAATGCTGAAGGACAGAAACAGCTGGCGGCGCTTTCCAAATAA
- the preA gene encoding NAD-dependent dihydropyrimidine dehydrogenase subunit PreA — protein MADLRINLAGIESPNPFWLASAPPTNSGYQVQRAFEAGWGGAVWKTLGEPIINTTARFAAVSFNGKKVAGFNNIELITDRPLEVNLKEIYETKKRFPNHAIIASLMVEPKREKWHEIVKRVEDVGVDGLELNFGCPHGMAERGMGAASGQQPDLVQAQTMWAKEAARTPVIVKLTPNITDITVTAKAAVQGGADAISMINTINSLAGVDIDTWNTIPHVAGKGAHGGYCGPAVKPIALNMVAECARNPYINVPISGIGGISTWRDAVEFMLMGAGGVQVCTAAMHHGFSIVEDMIDGLSNYLDEKGISSVQEIIGKSVERYSDWGNLDLNYRIVARINNDVCINCNKCHIACEDTSHQCIDMLTDPNGQKYLEVREDDCVGCNLCSIVCPEEGAIDMIELPHEQPPMTWNERQTVLAGYKDNEREAAK, from the coding sequence ATGGCAGATTTGCGTATTAACCTTGCAGGAATTGAATCACCAAATCCATTTTGGCTGGCCTCTGCACCGCCAACCAATTCGGGGTATCAGGTTCAGCGTGCTTTTGAAGCTGGCTGGGGAGGAGCAGTATGGAAAACGCTAGGTGAACCCATCATCAATACAACCGCCCGTTTTGCAGCTGTTAGTTTTAACGGGAAAAAAGTAGCAGGATTCAATAATATAGAACTGATCACAGACCGCCCCCTCGAAGTAAACCTTAAGGAAATCTATGAAACGAAGAAAAGGTTTCCGAACCATGCCATTATCGCCTCTTTAATGGTAGAACCGAAAAGGGAAAAATGGCACGAAATCGTCAAGCGGGTAGAGGATGTGGGCGTTGATGGACTGGAACTGAATTTTGGCTGTCCTCATGGTATGGCTGAACGTGGAATGGGTGCAGCTTCAGGCCAGCAGCCTGATCTGGTCCAGGCACAGACGATGTGGGCGAAGGAGGCTGCGAGAACGCCTGTCATTGTGAAACTGACACCGAACATCACGGATATTACGGTTACCGCTAAAGCAGCCGTTCAAGGCGGAGCAGACGCGATCAGTATGATCAATACGATCAACAGTTTAGCCGGTGTGGACATCGACACCTGGAATACGATTCCTCATGTTGCTGGCAAGGGAGCACATGGAGGCTATTGCGGACCTGCGGTTAAACCGATCGCCTTAAACATGGTGGCCGAATGTGCAAGGAATCCTTACATCAATGTGCCGATCTCAGGAATCGGCGGGATATCAACATGGCGGGATGCAGTGGAATTTATGCTGATGGGGGCAGGAGGCGTACAAGTCTGTACAGCAGCCATGCATCACGGCTTCAGCATTGTAGAAGATATGATTGATGGCTTAAGCAACTACTTAGATGAAAAAGGAATCTCATCGGTTCAGGAGATTATCGGAAAATCAGTGGAACGTTATTCTGACTGGGGCAACCTGGATCTAAACTACAGGATTGTCGCCCGCATCAACAATGATGTCTGCATCAATTGCAACAAATGCCATATTGCATGTGAAGATACTTCTCATCAATGCATTGATATGCTTACAGATCCTAATGGGCAAAAATATTTGGAAGTCCGAGAAGATGACTGTGTAGGCTGTAACCTCTGTTCGATAGTATGTCCTGAAGAAGGTGCGATCGACATGATTGAACTTCCTCATGAGCAGCCACCGATGACTTGGAACGAACGCCAAACGGTTTTGGCTGGATACAAAGATAATGAACGGGAGGCAGCAAAATGA
- a CDS encoding NAD(P)-dependent oxidoreductase gives MSNGSQAFISLQALQRNFDEVRLGLTPAEARDESNRCLYCYDAPCIQACPTGINIPSFIKKIASGNLKGSARTIMESNPVGASCARVCPTEELCEGACVLNDSTKPIMIGDLQRYATDWAIKNEQSLFKAGEKNGLKVAVIGGGPAGLSSARELALLGYEVTIFEAKEQAGGLNTYGIVSFRLPQKVSLWEVQQVEKLGVEIKTNTMIGRDVQAADVLTEYDAVVLAVGMSKVPMLRIEGENLDGVHDAIQFVEDTKTKELSEAYIGKRIAVIGAGNTAIDAATCSVRLGAENVKILYRRTQEEMTAYDFEFEFAKQDNVEFRWLTAPKRIIGDEKGQVKQLECIRMQLGEPGTDGRRRPVPVEGSEFILEVDAVIKAIGQTRYTDLIESFGLEHQWGTVKVNLETYQTSNEKVFAAGDVIFGDGQGEAMVVTAAQQGKRAAYAIHQTLKNSIIETA, from the coding sequence ATGAGTAACGGAAGCCAAGCGTTTATTTCACTGCAAGCACTTCAGCGAAACTTTGACGAGGTAAGGTTAGGGTTGACTCCAGCGGAAGCCAGGGACGAATCGAACAGGTGCCTGTATTGTTATGATGCTCCATGCATTCAAGCCTGTCCGACCGGGATCAACATCCCGTCATTTATTAAAAAGATCGCATCTGGGAACTTAAAAGGTTCAGCAAGGACCATCATGGAATCGAACCCTGTAGGAGCAAGCTGTGCAAGGGTTTGTCCGACCGAGGAGCTCTGTGAAGGAGCATGTGTACTCAACGACTCCACTAAACCCATCATGATCGGTGATCTTCAGCGCTATGCTACGGATTGGGCGATCAAGAACGAACAGTCATTGTTTAAGGCTGGCGAGAAAAACGGCTTAAAAGTTGCTGTGATCGGCGGCGGCCCTGCAGGTTTGTCATCAGCCCGAGAGCTTGCTCTGCTCGGCTATGAAGTCACCATTTTTGAAGCAAAAGAACAGGCTGGAGGGTTAAATACGTATGGCATCGTTTCGTTCCGCCTGCCGCAAAAAGTTTCATTATGGGAAGTACAGCAAGTTGAAAAACTCGGTGTAGAAATAAAAACGAATACGATGATCGGAAGAGATGTTCAGGCAGCAGATGTTCTTACTGAATATGATGCTGTAGTACTTGCTGTGGGAATGTCGAAGGTACCGATGCTCCGAATTGAAGGAGAAAATCTTGACGGAGTCCACGACGCCATTCAGTTTGTGGAAGACACTAAAACAAAAGAACTTTCTGAAGCCTACATCGGCAAAAGGATAGCCGTCATCGGGGCAGGCAACACAGCTATTGATGCGGCAACGTGTTCCGTTCGCTTGGGAGCGGAGAATGTAAAAATCCTTTACCGCCGGACTCAGGAGGAAATGACCGCATACGATTTTGAGTTTGAATTCGCAAAACAGGATAATGTGGAATTTCGGTGGCTGACCGCTCCAAAACGAATCATTGGAGATGAAAAAGGCCAGGTGAAGCAGCTGGAATGCATCCGCATGCAGCTTGGCGAGCCAGGAACAGACGGGCGAAGAAGGCCGGTTCCGGTCGAAGGATCTGAATTTATTCTGGAGGTTGACGCAGTCATTAAGGCGATCGGGCAGACAAGGTATACCGATCTGATTGAATCCTTTGGGCTCGAACATCAGTGGGGAACGGTTAAGGTCAACCTTGAAACCTATCAAACTTCCAATGAAAAAGTGTTTGCTGCTGGTGATGTTATTTTTGGTGACGGGCAGGGAGAAGCGATGGTCGTTACAGCCGCACAGCAAGGGAAAAGAGCAGCTTATGCGATTCATCAGACGTTAAAGAATTCCATAATTGAGACCGCGTAA